The DNA segment ACATTATTAATCAGGGATTAGCAGATGGGCATGCTAATTGCACCTGTGGAAGCCAGAGACCTCAAGGTTGATTACATTTACAAACTGTGGGGATCCCTGGCGCCTGGCCCTGCAAGAGTGACGGGGGAGGGTCTCATTTAGGACctcagcctgggggtgggagctggCAATTTAGtctcctgccaaaaaaaaaaaaaaaaaaaaaaaaaaaaaaaaaaaaaattccagccctggagggggctgggggtgctggcCACCATTCAGCTGCTCCGAGCCCCTTCCCCTCTTGGCTAGGGAGCCCTGACAAAGGAGGATCTTGCCAATGTCATTTCAACCGCCTCCCCTCTCCAACTCCCTCCAGCTGCTCTCAGGGGTAAATCATGCGCCGCAGCTGAAATAGGCCCTTGGAGtctctggggaaactgaggccaggctGGTAGGACGACAGAGCCCGGGCCCTCAGTTGCTGCAAGAACTGCTCCTCCAGGACCAGACCAAGGGCTTTACATTCGTTAGCTCACTGAATCTGCACCCCGGTCCTCTGACGCGGGGGCTGCTAGAGAAGTTAAGGGACATGTCCATGTTCACGCGACTCTCGAGTCAGAGTGGAAAGTCAACACAAGCGCTACCTAACAGCCAGGGTCATGTTCTTAACCGCCCTACTCCCCTCCGGCTTCATCCTGACCCTGGCCTGCAGGGGATGGACCCCCACCAGGCCCCCCCACTTCATACCCACAGCCACAGCACCGTGGCAGGCACCAGGGGCCACCCCAAGGACATTCCAACGTCATCCTTCCCCTTAGGCGCTTTCTCTTAATGCCTGGTTTGCATGATGTAACTACATACGGACCTGTGCACGGCAGGTAATTCTGGCCTTAATACCCTTTGGTTCAAGTGAACCTGCCTTCCCAGAGGCCAGCCAGCCTGCTGCCCAGGGGATGGAGCAAGGAGCAGCCCCCTGTGCATGGCTGGTAGCCCCTCACTTTAGAGAATGGCCCTCTAGACGGCTCAGACTCCTAGGACCCAGGAAACTGATGAACGGACCGTGGCCAAAGCAGATTAGATTAGGTTCCAGACACTACACAGGAGTCCATGGGCAGGAGAACAGGCTCTGAACCCCAAGTAGCTCCAACCCCAATGTCTAGGTTCCATGCTGGGTTTGGTCCTAGAGAGCAGAGCTCGATTCTGTAACGGCCACCTGGAGGGAACACCGGGACATCTCCATTCATTTCATCAAGTCTATTAGTCTGGATTCTCCAGATATAGAACCAAGAGGTGGTGTATACCCATAGCTGTACCTCTAGCCACATGTTatctgcttgtttatttattatgaagACTTGGCTCCTGTGATTCTAAGACTGGCAAGTCCTAGTTCTGCAGGCtgagtcagcaagctggagcCCCAGCGATGATATGGTTCCCGTCGGAAGGCCAGTAGGCTCGAGACCAGAAAGAGCCCACATTTCAGTTCCGAAAGGCAGGAAGAATTCTTAGTCACGGGACGGTCAGCCTTCCCTTCCGCCCCGCCCCCGGTGCtcctattcaggccttcaactgattgagtgaggcccacccacactggaaAAAGGGTGCTCTGCCTTACTCAGGCTACCAATTTAAGTTTATTAGTAATCTATCTATTTAtcaataatctctacacccaatgtggggctcagacttacaaccctgagatcaagcgtcacATGTTCTTCGAACTGAGTcagtcaggcgcccctcaacttcaCTGTTCATCTCATCCAAAAACAGCTTCATGGAAACAGAGTAATGTTTGACCAAACATCTGGGTAAGCCATGGCTCAGGCAACTCCATACAGAAACTGAGCGGTTACATGCAGGTCTGCATTATCAGGCGCTAGTCCTGGGGTATGCAGTGCTTAGTTTTACAGGATGCTTTCTACTGGtactctctcattttatttttacaaatccTTGTGGGGCGGGGGGTTGCTGGAGCAGGTACTGAAGGCACTATTTTACAGATGCGGAGTCTGGGAAGCCATCCAGGCCAGAAGCCATGGAGCCAGGGCTGGACCCAGCACCTTCTTAAGAACCGTAAGGACAGATGAAAGGTCAACTGGCCCAAACTTTCAGACATGCGCTCAAAAGCACGGGTGTGAACGATTTAGAAGCAGTTTCTTGGACATGAGAAGGTGGTTCGAAGATGGGTGATTCTCGAACCCAGCGGCACACCGGTGTCAAGAAACAGAGCTCTAAGAAACATGGgacctgtctccttccccagagaTTCTCACTGAAATCAGCCTGATGCCTCTGGGCATCTGGACTATTAAAGctgtccccaccaccaccaccactaccaccacacGCATCCTCAGCCCCGCCTAAGGTGGAGCCAAGGTTCAAAACCACATTAGGCTCTTGGCCAAGAACAAAGCTGGGATGGGGGGGCCATGTAATATGCCCAAGGCTGACATGTGCCAGAAGTCAGAATCGGTGTGGGAGTCGAGGACAGACAGCTCAAGGGGACCAAGTGGTAGAGAGATCTGTGGAGTTTTACAAAAGGGTTACTTCCTCTTTCTTGAGACGAAAAACTTTGACTTTAGAACAATCTTAGGCCTTTTTAACGTCTTTCTAAGTTGACATCCCCAACAAAATTCCAAGATAAATTCATTCCGAAGAGAAAAGGGTGCTACAATTTACTGAGCACGGTGTGGGAGGCGCTgagctcacttgctctctctgtcctcaAAACTTGGGAAGGGAGGGTGATTCCCCTTCACtgacaaggagactgaggctcagatgggaaaggaacttgcccaaggtcacacagcaatcAGGACTTGAACTTAGGTTGCTGTTCTCCAGATTCATGCTCCAGAGCAGTGTCTCAACTAGGGGCAAGTGTGTCCTCCGGGGGACATGTGGCAATGTCTGGATACATGTTCGGTTGTCACAACACGGGCAGGGCCTGCTACTGGCATCTGGGGGGGGAGAAGCCGGGGGCGCTGCCGaacaccctacaatgcacaggacaagCCGTCCCGGTGAATGTCAAGACTGCCAAGGTCCAGAACTCCCgctccagtggttctcagcctgggCGACACAGCAGACCCATTTGGGGGATTTAACAATCCCAATACCCAGGCTGCCCCCCCAACCATTTATATCAGGTTCTCTGGGGGTAGGTCCCCAGTGTCAGGTGTTTTTGAAGGCTTGCCAGATGGttccaatgtgcagccaagaCTGCTCTAAACCACTTATACTGGGCGTTTCTGCTCCATTTGTGGGACCCCGTGGGAGGAGCACCAAACCCATCTGGGTTGTACAATCCACAGCAACCCTGTGCTAATTCACAGAACCAAAGGCCACAACTCTGGTTCATCCGATCCTTTCTCAGAGGGGCACCAATGAGTCGCTGGTGAGGGGTTCTGGAGGGCCAGTGAGGTGAGAGGTGTTTGCTGATCTTTCCCTTGCCTCTCTGGAGGCCACCGCCAAGCATCTCCCTAGCAGGCTGAAAAAGCTTCCAGAAGAGACTGTGGATCAAAGAGCGAGGCTGCCACCTCGTGGAGGAACAGGACAGAACGGCCCAGGTGATTTTATTAGATCCCTGTGAGGCAGGTGCCTACGGAGGAAGCCATGTGCTCAAGGCCGCCAGTGGGGCAGGGTTTGAGCCTGGATTTGTACCTGCCTCATCCACAAGAGGAATCCGGGCCTCCTTCTACATTCTCACACTGGTTCAAGAGGCACAGGACACCTGGACTGGGCTGTCCGATTCCCTTCTGATGTCAACTTCCAGGCAGGGCCCAGGAGAGACCCACCACACCCTGGAGATGAAGCAGCCGCCACCTCCAACCACAATTCCAAaatcagaagaggaaacaaatttCCTCTGGTCTCTACTGCAGAGCTCCCTGCTCCCCAAGACAGTGGTTCATCTACAGGGGCCTTGTACACCCTCTGGCAAGAGACTCCAGCACATTCGTGCGTGTGGGAATGTGTGCCCTCCAGCACACACAACTCAGTCCAAGTCAGCTCACATTCTGCCTCTCTTGTTCTGACCCCGAGGACGGTCCTGGGTGCCGTGCCACTCCGGGCCCTTCTGATGTGGCTGAGGGTTCTTGGGGGTCTTGGAGAAgatgctctctcttcccctccacaGGGAAACCCTTCCTCTGACTGCAGATGGAGTGAAGAAGAATTCCTGCACCGACAGACAAAAGgacaaagggaagggagaggataGAGAAGAGGTAGGACCACACACCAGCGCTCCTCGTTTCATCCTCAAAAGGACGTACTTTCCCCATTTGGCACATAAAGTgactgagacagagaaagacagagaagctTGTCTGGGGTGAAAGAGCTGCACACATGTGATCAGAGGGCAGGAAGTCGGGCAACAGGAGGACTCACCTGCAGCCACAGAGACATTCAAGGACTCGAGTCCAGGAGGCAGCTGCCGGCCAGGTAGGATGGTCAGGAGAAGTTGGCAGGAGGCCTGTACTGCCTGGGACAGACCAGAGCCCTCATTACCTGCAGGACATGGAGGCACAGGGTTAAGGATGTCCCAGCTGGACGAGCAGGCACTTGGGACATGCACATCTGAATACAGAAAAGCGGGGACCTCTACCTACCCAGCACTAGGAGAGTAGGCCGGTCCCAGAGGAACTCCAAGCAGCTAGTGATGGGGATCTCAGAGGACGGGGAAATCTCAGGCCCTGGGCAGCCCACCGTGCCAGCAACGAGCCAGCCCTCCCGGGCTTTGGCCTGACAAGAAGAAATCAAGTTCTAGCACACCAAACCTTCATCAGAGCCCCAGGCAAGGGGCCAGACTTGCCCATATAGTCATTCCTTCGCTGATCCACTCCATTCAGTCAACAGTTATTAAGCCCCTAGAATGGGCAGGCTctgttctaggctctggggacagggcagggaacAAAACAGGCCAAAATCCCAGCCACCCAGCAGAAGGGTGATTGGGGAGGGCCTCACTGAGGTGACACCGGAGGGCAGAACTGAAGGGGATGAAAAGTACTGTGTTGACATCTGGGGGAGGACTAATCTAGGCAGAGATGAGTAAATGCAACGGCTGAGAGGCTGGTGCTTATGGGACACATATGAGGAGCGATGGGACAGGCAAGGTGGTGGCCCACAGGGAGGGAGCCGCGGGGACAGGAGAGGGAACAAAGGGCTCCTAAGACAGGAGCTCAAAGGCCACTGGAAGGACTTTGGCTTTGCTCTGGGAGAGCTATAAAGGCTGTGAAAGGTATTGAGCAGAGAAGTAAGATGGTCTGACATGTTTCCACAGAATCACTCTGCCGGCTATGCTGAGAGCCAATAGCAGAAGGAGACTGGTGAGGACATTTCCACAATAAGCAGGCAAGAGAGGACAGTGGCCTGTTCCACAGTGGGAGAGCTGCAGAGATGGTGAAgattggtgggaatacaaaaataacttcaaggtaaaaccaaaaagaatctGTGGATAGCTGGGCCACGGGTGTGACAACAGGAAGAAGAATCAATGCCACCATGGCTTCGGGCCTACACAAATGGACGCAGTCACCATCGACTGAGCTGGGCAAGTCTACAGAAGGAAGCGCTCAGCTCTGGAAATGTGAAGTCTGAAATGCCCCTCAGACCACAAAAGCAGCTGCTGAATCTGGGGCTCACAAGTAAGTTCCAGGCTAGGATATACATTTGGGAGGCATCCAAGtacagatggtatttaaagccttGAGACTGGATGAGACTAAGAAATGAACACATTAACAGGACAGAGATCCAAGGACTGAGCCTCAACGCCCTGAGGGGGCAGCTGCGCAAGGGAGCAGCCAAATGCAAGGCAAGACTGCCCCCTTGTGTCCAGCAAGAGAAGCACAGCTGAAGACCAAAACCTGGACCAGAAGAGGGGTTTCTTTGGTTTACCCCTTcctgaatattaaaatttgttgttgttgttggtggtggtggtagtttgTTTAGGTTATTGGTTTTttgtggggatggagggaggggaaaggcatAGATTAGTCTGTCCTTGTTCAAAGTGCCTTTCGAGCTCGCCTCTACTCAGCGAATGCATGACTCCTGCCATCCCGCTTCTCATAGCTGaacaaaaaacatttactgaCAAACTACTGAGAAGGCAGTGAGGCTCTGAGGTACGCTAGCTTCCGGGGCCAAGAGTTATGCCTGGGGAAGGAGTGAGGTAAGGGGAATGAAACTAAGAAGTCTCTAACTTCAGATTCTGCTCTACTTATGGTTTCAAAAATTCCAGGATCCTTCCCTTCCCAAAAGGATTTAGAAGGACGTAGGAAAGGATGTTGgcatcctttccttcctccatcagCTGCTGGATGAGTACCCTTGGAGAGACTGAGCTTGgctcatttcttctcctttaccCACCGCCCCTCTCCCCGCCATTACCTGTAGAAAACCGGCCAGGTCATCAGTGGAGAACACGTCCATCACCTCCATAGCTCCCGCGCTGGCCTTGCTGACTACCGGGGTGAGCGGGCAGCTGCAAATTTCCCCATGCCTCGCATTAAGCTGGGTAATCGCAAACCCggtgccctgccctccccctggcCCCTGAGGGTTAAGAGTGAGAATTCTGCCAATGGGGAGGCCTGGCTGAGGGGATCAAGGATCAAAGTGCTTAGAAACTCGGCTGTGCCCCAAACTAGGGCACGTGGGGACTAAGGGACGTCCGTGCCTGTTTCTCCCGCTGGTGATGATTTTATCCACTCCGAGGAAGTGAGCAGAACGCAGCAGGGCCCCAAGATTCCGGGGATCCTGGATCCTCTCGAGGACGAGCCACAGCTGCTGGGGGTCGTCGCCTGGCCTCGCCTCCCCGACCTCGGTCCAAGGCCGAGGCTTCAGCGGGCTCACCTCCATGCAGACACCCTGGTGTACCTGAGAGCGGCACAGGGCGTCCAGCTTCTGCCTTCTGGGCCGCAGAACTGGGATGTCCCGCGCCTCTGCCGCCCGGAGCAGCTCGGCCCGCTCCCCCTGCAACCCGGACCTGCCGGCCTGGAGCAGGAGCCTGGCCACGCGGCGACGGGCTGCCCGCAGGGCCAGAAGACAAGGGGACAGGCCAAACAGAAGCTCCAGTCTCCCGGCAGAGCGCGGGGTCGACGCCAGGTCATCCAGTAGCAGGCGGCTCAGCTCCTCCCCGCCTGGCCGCTCCCCACGCCGCGCCGCTCCGGAGAAATGACGCGCGGGGAGGCGACCTGAGCAACGCCAGGTCGCGCCCCCGACGGCCGAGAGCAGGGCCATGGTCAATGCCCCTGCAGCGTAATCAGGAGCGCTTACTCCCGCCAGGGCCTGTTCCCCGGTCCCCAACACGGGTGAAGGGGACGAACGGCCTGCCCACTACCGCAAAGACTACCCAGAACCTCGTAGCCGAACCCGGAGgcgcctccccacctcccacgtGGGCTACCGGGCTTCCGGGTTCAGTCTGTCGGCCCCCTGCCCGCCGACGCACTGCGCATGCCCGGCCGCCAGGCCGAGCCCACAGCGCCTCCAGCAGGGCTGGCCGAGCGGCGGCCTTCTCTGTACTCGTCCCCCGCCGAGCCTCCCCTACCGGCGACTTCATTCTGCGCCCTTCCAGGTCCCAAGACACTCCAGGAGGCTGGACGTCTCACCCAGGCACCAGCAAAGGCCATTTTAAGGGCATGTGTTCAACCAGGTCAGTCGTGGTGACTCCCTCCCCGCATCCAGGCCACCACCCGGCGCTGGTGATTTTCCGTAGAAACTTCTGCATCCAGCCCCTCCTCTGCACCTCCACTGCCTTGTCAAACCCTCAGCATCAGTCAGCAGGACCCCAGCAGTAACTTCCTATCCCGGGGCGGCTGATTGTCTAAGTGACAGCTCTGTGCCTGTCCCGCACCTGCCGACAAGCCCACTGATGCCCTCCGCCCACAGGTAATGcgcagtctccttgctcagcactcAGACCTCGGGTGATCCAGGTAGGAGCTTCCTTTTCAGCCCCATCTCACTTCCACGCGACGTTCCGTGCTGTTCCCACAATACTGCCTGCTCAGTcagcctcccaccctcctctccacTGTTGTCCCCTCTCCTGGCTGGCAAACTCCTACCCATCTTCAAGACCCAACCCAAACCCACGTCTGCTACCTAAGGTAATCCACACTCCAGGAGTCATGCTCTGAATCCACCCACCTTCCCACTCACCTGGAAGAAATTCTGAGGCACAACCACCCCTGATCAcggaaaaggagaaagaactgaAAGACACTCCGGAAGCCAAGGTAGGTtgttgcaatttttcttttttaattatcacAGTGAAATCCACTTGGGAGGCAGGCCCTGGTATTCAGCTGCCATAGTCAGTGTGGAGTGATGACTCCAGTGGGAGCTGAGAAGCCAAGATTGGGCTGGAGAACTGGGATGAGGGAAGTGAAGGGGCAACGGGGCCAGTAGGgccgggagaggaagaagcctggAGCCTTGGATAACCATTCAGACAGAAGGCGAGGGCTTCtctctgccacctcctccctgAGGGACAGGGGGAAGACCCCTTTTTGGCCACAGTCCCTTCCCCAGGTCAAAAGGAAGAGACCGAAGAGAGCAAATAGAGGCCAAGAAGCCTAAGAAGGGGACCAAGAATGAGTTAACAGGTAAAAAAATCAGGGACACCACCTCATCTCCCCAGCCCACTGTCCGTATTTGTGATAGAAACGATTTGTAAGATACAAAAACTTCAAACAGATTTTCTAGCCCCTGGTAgggtggagagaggaagcagaatcCAGGAGTCCAAAAATCAACACTTAAAATCCAGAGGCAGGAGCCAAGCCATGAGAGgcggggagggaaggcagagcttCCCACAGGAAACTAGATCACCTGCTCCGTGGGCCTCATCTGGATGTCTCCAATCTGCTGGAAGGCACAAGGCTTGAGGCAGCCAGGatgttctcccctccccctaagGCCTCCCTGCTGTCCTCCTCTGAGGATGGCTGGGCTTTTCCAGGGGGTGGGCAGTCAAGGCCAGACTCACCTGGACGTGTGGAGGGGTGCTGAGGACATAGATGACAGCCTCGGCCACATCCTCGGGCTTGAAACACTGGAGAGCAACAGAggaaaggggtgagggagggcagaATGGACCTCCCACCTCTGACCTCCTCTCCGACATCTtcatccccaccccagccctccaggAAGGGCGACAGGCTGGCTAGAAGGGTGCGGTCTAAAGGCCAGGGTTCCCTCTGCCTTTATGGAGGGAGTGAGTGGCTCAGCCGTCCCAGAGGGAGGCCCCACCTTTATGCGTTCATAGGTGGCAGCTGCCTTCTCAGGGTCCTTGTCGTGGAGTTTGAAGGCGAACTGTGTCTCCACCACTTCTGGAGAGATGCACTGGACCAACAGAGAGGGCCTGCTCAGGGGCTGAGCCGAGCCCCGCCTCCACCCCAATCAGAGGCCAGGCCTTGGGGAGGGCAGGATGGAGACTGTGGGGGCCCCTGCTTCCAAGTGATAGCTGCCCGATGTCTTCCCAAAGCTGCGATGATCACAGTGACACCTGCCACCTTCAGAGCCCTTATCATGTGAGGGTTTTAGGACAGTGTCCCTTAAAATGTCATAGCCAGGTAGGGGGTCACTGTCTCCATTTTACGAGTGAGAAGGCTGAGGCTTGGAGGGGCTGAGTGAGCTGCCCAGGGTCCTGCGGCCTTGGAGGAAAGAGCCCAGAGTCCGGCTTTCTAGCCATGCTTTCCCACCCCCTTGCTTTCCCTCAGTCTCACCCACTGCGTGCCCAGCCAgtcagccccctcccccctcacagTCAAGGACTGGGCAGGGTCATACAAGCGGCGGCAGAGCCCAGGAGCCCTGTGCCCCTCACGCTCCCAGCAGCACACCCTGAGCAGTGTTCGCATGGGATGGGGAGGGCCTGTGCCCACCCTGTCCCCACCAGGCCCAGGCCGCACCCTCACCATGGCTCGGATGTGGGTCTGGGCCTCCCGAAGCTCTTGCCTCAGTCCCTCTGTCAGCGCGGTGACGGCATACTTGGTAGCACTATAGAAATGGATCACGGATTGGGGTGACACTTGGTGACCAGACAtgctgggtggagggagggaaggggaaagaagagagtgaAGCGGCTGAGAGAGCAGCCATGCCCGCTGCTGCACCAGTCAGCCCCGCCACCTGGATGCCGCATGGAAGCCTGCCCAAGGGGACCTCCGGAGGCCATCCTGGGGGCCCACTAAGGTAGCTTCCGGGATTCAAGCAGCTCCTGCAGTCCCTGTGCTCCCTGGAAGTCCAGTTAGGGGCTGGCACTTGATATACCCTGTTCTTTCCCTCACCATCACTGAGCCATTTGGCTGTTAACCAGGTATTAAATCCCTACTTTACCACCAGTGAAACTGACCTCCGCAGAGGTCAAATGAGCTGCAACAGATCACTCCGCTTGGTCACCCGGCTTGGTGGGTGAGTGGTGATCAAGCTTTAGCCCTTGGCCACCTGCCTCACCTGTTGATGTTAATGATATGCCCATCATCCACCTCGCGTTCCTTCATGGACTGGTAGGCCTCCTGGGTGCAGATGCTGAGGGCCAGCATGTTCACCTGCAGGCCGGGGAGGTCAAGGGGGTGGCTCCAGCTTGGCCCCATCTGAGCAGGTAATAGAGCCACAGAGCACCCCCGCCCAGGGAGGGTGGCATTCCAAAACAGTGTCCCGGTCCCATCAGAGACCNCTACTCTGAGAATTTAGAGAGCATAGCCATGAGATACtgtgaaaaggagaagagaagagaagagaggagaagaggagaggagaggagaggagaggagaggagaggagaggaggggaggagtggagtgtttggggaagaaaagaagatgttCTCTAAGGCACATGTTCTGTTGTTTGTAGAGGAGACAGCCAAGACAGGGAGGGTTCTGGGGTCATGGATGGGGTTGGGGTTTTCCATTCCTGTTTACAGAAACTGGTGTGTGAGGGGGTTCACCCGGGGAGAGgagctcctctcctctcctctcctctctcctctcctctcctctcctctcctcccctcccctctcctctgctctccgTCAGCATCCCTTGCCCTGCTCTCTCCAAAAAGCCTAAAACCCTTCCTAAGAtggctttaaaaatgtctctCCTCAAGCACAGACCCTAGCCTCTCCCCACCCTACCGAGTACTCTCGGCTGCCTTCCTGTCCTCTCCCCTGCCAACTACAAACAGAGAccgaccttccttccttccttcctttcttccttccttccttccttccttcctttcccttcccttcccttcccttcccttccctttccccttccccttccccttccccttccccttctgttccATCTACAAGACTCGGGGCAGAGACTCTTCGGGTGGGGTAACTGGTCACAGGATGGCAGGGGACCTCCCAAGCACATGAGGGCTTTCTGTCTTCCTTGGCCTGTGCCAGAGGTGACCCCAAATCCCCACCCTTCATAGAACAAAGGCCTTTGAAGAAGTATCTCAGCTCTAAAGCTCCTGctgagccccacccctcccccatgagGACAGCAGAGATAAAGCTTTCAGCAGGTCCTCACGTCTCTCCTCCCAAGAAGACACAAGACCAGCCAGGACATTAGATGTTTCTCTTTATCAGGTGTCAGAGCCAGGTATTGGGACAGAACACTCGGCAAGAACCCGGCTCAACATTCATGGCAGAAGGACACGAGAGGCTTTCAGCCCTGTTTCTGGTCCTCTTAGTAATATGTTTCTGAGGCAGACAACTCAACTCTGAGGACAGATGGAGCAGGAGAAACAGGTCCCCTGGGACCAGGGGGAGTGATTCTCCTACGTCTGGTGGAGTGGGGGGTAGAGGTCTCCGAAGATGATCCTAATAGGATATATAATGTTGAACCTGAAAGGGTCTTAAGGATCCAATATAagtccctcattttacagatatggaagtTGAGGTCCAGGTTTAGAGACCCACTAATTGCAGGTGAGGACCACAACTCAGATCTCCCAGAGGGCTGAGGACAGGGGTAGTGCCTCATTTTCACGGCTCATTGTCTCAACGTTCATTGTTCGTTTCCAGGCCCAAGCACCTCTTGAGTGCTCAATCAATCGTGGGAAAAGAAGCATCCCCATGTAGACACTGCTTCCAACTTCTCAGGATACTTTTATACCCGAATATTGCCCCATAATATAGTCTACGGGTTGAAAACGCATGTCCTGAAGGCTGTGTTTGGTCCatacaaaactttaaaacacttttaattcACTCCCAACATGTACTGGAAGGTTTCATTCACTCAAATATATCTACTATCTACTGAATATCTATTATGGGCTGAGGCTATATAACAGAGAATAAACCAGACAAAAAGCCTTgccctagggcgcctgggtggcttagtcggttaggtctctgccttcggctcaggtcatgatcttggggtcctgggattgagttccgcatggggctccctccctgctcagtggggagtctgctgctccctctccccctgcccctcccccccacttgtgctctcacttgctctgtctctttcaaatgaataaataaaaaatcttcattaaaaaaaaaatccttcccctTATGGAGCTGAGGTTTTGGTACATGGGAGGGGTAGGATGTCATCTAAAAACCCAGGCTCTCTACTCCTCTCAAAGAAACCATCAGATCTGCCACGCTGGACCCACACTGCACTACCACAGCGAAGCTGGACGTCAGCAGCCACCCTTGCACTTGGCCGTGTGCTCCCCCATTTACTGCAGACTCCACCTGACTCACCTCCCTCATTTAGGTATTTACCTGGCCCCAGGGGACACTGGAGTTTCGGCCCTAGATAGTGATGGTATAGGTGTGTTCACCCCAATTAAATGTGACAAGACTGCAGCTCATAGAGGGTAACGTCCTGCCTGAAGCCGCACAGTGAGCTGCAGGGCTGGGTGAGAACCTCATCTCCTGCCTCTTGCTTCCTTCGCGGCCTGTAAGACCATGTTCCCAAGCACTCAGCGTGGTACTGACACGTGGGGGCATTCAATGAACAGTCTCTTCCCTACCAGTCTTTCTTCCAGTAGAAGGAAATCAGCCTGGACTTTACAAACTGCCCCTTTAAGGGGctcaaaggaaagaagaacaaaagacaCGGC comes from the Ailuropoda melanoleuca isolate Jingjing chromosome 13, ASM200744v2, whole genome shotgun sequence genome and includes:
- the MRM1 gene encoding rRNA methyltransferase 1, mitochondrial isoform X4, which produces MALLSAVGGATWRCSGRLPARHFSGAARRGERPGGEELSRLLLDDLASTPRSAGRLELLFGLSPCLLALRAARRRVARLLLQAGRSGLQGERAELLRAAEARDIPVLRPRRQKLDALCRSQVHQGVCMEVSPLKPRPWTEVGEARPGDDPQQLWLVLERIQDPRNLGALLRSAHFLGVDKIITSGRNSCPLTPVVSKASAGAMEVMDVFSTDDLAGFLQAKAREGWLVAGTVGCPGPEISPSSEIPITSCLEFLWDRPTLLVLGNEGSGLSQAVQASCQLLLTILPGRQLPPGLESLNVSVAAGSWRPDQRTQYLLFPPPSTSPRDAAYFLLTLMAPVSPQYLSGTRQRFIKFS
- the MRM1 gene encoding rRNA methyltransferase 1, mitochondrial isoform X2, whose product is MALLSAVGGATWRCSGRLPARHFSGAARRGERPGGEELSRLLLDDLASTPRSAGRLELLFGLSPCLLALRAARRRVARLLLQAGRSGLQGERAELLRAAEARDIPVLRPRRQKLDALCRSQVHQGVCMEVSPLKPRPWTEVGEARPGDDPQQLWLVLERIQDPRNLGALLRSAHFLGVDKIITSGRNSCPLTPVVSKASAGAMEVMDVFSTDDLAGFLQAKAREGWLVAGTVGCPGPEISPSSEIPITSCLEFLWDRPTLLVLGNEGSGLSQAVQASCQLLLTILPGRQLPPGLESLNVSVAADEETRPGEVNPGDVDRSVLELELEAKEFGCSAMTLTTGRAYIHVFRATAFQRLLRAVCNCEGEASCHVPRTLQQPYGEAPCGKKLKPSADGRGRERVTQRWNFHSKKATGGTAFPVRYLIRSSGHSDHLGKLPEAAPRSGDGVCFVHRWILSTQDSARNIRDG